In Vicia villosa cultivar HV-30 ecotype Madison, WI unplaced genomic scaffold, Vvil1.0 ctg.000077F_1_1, whole genome shotgun sequence, a single window of DNA contains:
- the LOC131623676 gene encoding uncharacterized protein LOC131623676 isoform X2, protein MATVLRTPTFRTSPTLLTTASASSNYPKTSRVSLTSSRRRLSPLKSLRLNTIPSTRFVKLVPFAFDGETEAPQVQDPPEVQVPDSSVGAEDSTVDEELSDAGETPALTLTALLQFYKEALANNDEAKIAELETSFKSIDDEIVALEAKVDSLSEELSIEKDRKLRIGADFDNYRKRTERDRLSLVTNAQGEVVETLLPVLDNFERAKAQIKVETEGEEKVNNSYQSIYKQFIEILNSLGVEPVETVGSPFDPMGRKRVGSKFNRVLDEFFQTLYKVSSGFLKTWIPF, encoded by the exons ATGGCCACCGTCCTCCGAACTCCCACATTTCGGACATCGCCAACGCTACTCACCACCGCCTCCGCTTCTTCCAATTATCCCAAAACCTCTAGGGTTTCCCTCACATCCTCCAGGAGGAGGCTGTCGCCACTTAAATCCCTCCGGTTGAATACAATTCCCTCCACGCGGTTTGTGAAGTTAGTACCGTTTGCGTTTGACGGAGAGACCGAGGCTCCTCAAGTTCAAGACCCGCCTGAGGTTCAGGTTCCG GATTCTTCAGTTGGTGCGGAGGATAGTACAGTTGATGAGGAGCTCAGCGATGCTGGTGAAACACCTGCTTTAACTTTGACAGCATTACTACAATTTTACAAAGAAGCATTAGCTAATAATGATGAAGCCAAAATTGCCGAGTTGGAAACCTCATTTAAATCCATCGATGATGAGATAGTAGCTCTCGAAGCGAAAGTGGATTCTTTATCTGAAGAACTATCAATAGAAAAAGATCGTAAACTAAGGATTGGTGCAGACTTTGACAATTATCGTAAGAGGACCGAGAGAGATCGCCTTTCACTTGTCACAAATGCTCAGGGGGAAGTTGTAGAGACTTTGTTGCCTGTATTGGATAATTTTGAGAGAGCCAAAGCTCAGATTAAGGTGGAGACAGAGGGAGAGGAGAAAGTAAACAACAGCTATCAGAGCATATATAAGCAGTTCATTGAAATTCTGAACTCACTTGGAGTTGAACCAGTGGAGACAGTTGGAAGTCCCTTTGATCCAATG GGGCGCAAACGAGTTGGCTCGAAATTCAATCGTGTGCTTGATGAATTTTTTCAAACACTGTATAAAGTTTCTTCAGGTTTCCTGAAGACCTGGATACCTTTTTAA
- the LOC131623676 gene encoding uncharacterized protein LOC131623676 isoform X1 produces MATVLRTPTFRTSPTLLTTASASSNYPKTSRVSLTSSRRRLSPLKSLRLNTIPSTRFVKLVPFAFDGETEAPQVQDPPEVQVPDSSVGAEDSTVDEELSDAGETPALTLTALLQFYKEALANNDEAKIAELETSFKSIDDEIVALEAKVDSLSEELSIEKDRKLRIGADFDNYRKRTERDRLSLVTNAQGEVVETLLPVLDNFERAKAQIKVETEGEEKVNNSYQSIYKQFIEILNSLGVEPVETVGSPFDPMLHEAIMREDSDEFEDGIIIQEFRKGFKLGDRLLRPSMVKVSAGPGPAKPEQEEVPVEEQVTNGISEENDVNAKTESA; encoded by the exons ATGGCCACCGTCCTCCGAACTCCCACATTTCGGACATCGCCAACGCTACTCACCACCGCCTCCGCTTCTTCCAATTATCCCAAAACCTCTAGGGTTTCCCTCACATCCTCCAGGAGGAGGCTGTCGCCACTTAAATCCCTCCGGTTGAATACAATTCCCTCCACGCGGTTTGTGAAGTTAGTACCGTTTGCGTTTGACGGAGAGACCGAGGCTCCTCAAGTTCAAGACCCGCCTGAGGTTCAGGTTCCG GATTCTTCAGTTGGTGCGGAGGATAGTACAGTTGATGAGGAGCTCAGCGATGCTGGTGAAACACCTGCTTTAACTTTGACAGCATTACTACAATTTTACAAAGAAGCATTAGCTAATAATGATGAAGCCAAAATTGCCGAGTTGGAAACCTCATTTAAATCCATCGATGATGAGATAGTAGCTCTCGAAGCGAAAGTGGATTCTTTATCTGAAGAACTATCAATAGAAAAAGATCGTAAACTAAGGATTGGTGCAGACTTTGACAATTATCGTAAGAGGACCGAGAGAGATCGCCTTTCACTTGTCACAAATGCTCAGGGGGAAGTTGTAGAGACTTTGTTGCCTGTATTGGATAATTTTGAGAGAGCCAAAGCTCAGATTAAGGTGGAGACAGAGGGAGAGGAGAAAGTAAACAACAGCTATCAGAGCATATATAAGCAGTTCATTGAAATTCTGAACTCACTTGGAGTTGAACCAGTGGAGACAGTTGGAAGTCCCTTTGATCCAATG CTACATGAAGCAATTATGCGCGAGGATTCTGATGAATTTGAAGATGGCATTATAATTCAAGAATTCAGAAAGGGTTTTAAACTTGGTGACCGCCTCTTACGTCCATCAATGGTGAAGGTATCAGCTGGTCCAGGACCTGCAAAGCCGGAACAAGAAGAAGTACCTGTGGAAGAACAAGTCACAAATGGAATTTCTGAAGAGAATGATGTCAATGCAAAAACAGAGTCTGCTTGA